The DNA window taaacattcaaacaaaggaTGTAGGTTGAGCTTGaaacattaaaggcagggtcggtcatttcctccagatccactttttaagattttggtgtaaattgtctttaggtcctgacagaaattaataactcatgttctctgaaaaaggaacaaagaaaatccatcatctgtatcagttgtaatccaatctgatgaaccaatcagacgcctccctgtctcccaaGAGCGTCacagatgacagagtttatactgtgagtttactgaccgctgaatgagacatgagacgacgtagtttctacacgatgcaagagatgagctgaggtccacttctggaccAACAGCGCTCgttcatgtaagtgagggggcgtggcttaagagggagcacagaggggagggggtgggggcaGACGgcgcactgagggaatgctactttcaaaatcatgctagtttttgaaaattactgACCCTACCTTTAAACTTACATAAACGGTAGCTGAGATTACTTCAGTGAAggagacaaacaacaacaaacatcagtcACACTAACTGCGCTGTCAGTCTTTATATCTCAGTGCAGGTGATGACAGGAAACATCGTCATCTAGACACATTATCTGtattaaatgtttcatattttggaCGTTGATGTGTCTCCATACGCAGCTGAACACGCGTCTGATGAATCTGTTCAGTAAGCAGAGGGTGTCGTCAGTCCAACAGATGTCACTCTGATGTCTTCAGCACGCCTCATCGTAAACGTTCACTCGGATCATCCTGACAGCAGCTGCTCGATCGCACCTGTTGGCTTCTTTTCCTGTTTGCAAATATGGCAAGCCGTGGCTTGATTCCAATATTTCAACAACTGCTCGTTTCTGATGTGTGTGCCATGTTTCACAGTGATCTGCTGTGTGAACACATTTGCAGATACAGAGCTTCAAAACGCTGCCGTTGTTTTACCTAATTAACATCTAAAACactcatttttttattccatgttAGTGCTGTGAAATCAAAACCCAGCCGGAACATTTCATCATAATTATCTGACTGTTTTGACTTGATAGCGAAGGTGGGAACAAATCTCTGTTCTTGAAACACTTCCTCATAATTTTTGAGTCACAAAAGGTACAATcagttaagttttttttttaaaatactttattgcaggctgttttactacattacaagttgtcatatttcatcacatattttgttcatcctggcatatttttatatataattttttaaacatacaagaatacatacaacatgaaataaaataaaaataaataaaaatccaaagaaaggGTAcgaaaataaataagataattaaaaaagaatactaataataagaaaaatgataataataattataataataaaattaaaataaaaccgTAAATggggcagggggaggggggggttgttcCTTCGCTACTctcttaatttaatataattcaATTTACATACCTGTAATAATTCCACTTTATCTGTTTCCTTCATTTACTCCAGTAACACATGGATTCATCTTCTTTGTTTCTTAGCCTATCCGTAAttctttccatttctttaatCTTCCACTGTTAACTTCCATGCATTAATAGACAGGGGTTTATCATCCAGCCAGCTTCGTGTAATTTGCTTTAATGCAGCTATGCGTTTTATTGTGTACAAATATTTGTCCCCTTCCTTCTCTACTCCTGGTGGAGCAATACCAAGTATGATATATTACGTTTCAttgatgctgttttttaatatttgtatcGCTGCATGACCAACAAGAAGAGACTATTAAAAACAAGTAGCAGAATCTCAGGGAGGTGTCAGGTTgtctcacagcgaggaggttcctggtttgaatccccatctgacagcagcctctctgtgtggagtttcaCGGGTTctctccaaagacatgctcgttaggttcaCTGGAGACTTTAAATtacctgtaggtgtgaatgagagtgtggctggttgtctgtctctatatttcagccctgtgattggttggCTAatagtccagggtgtaaccccgcctcttggtatagataatggatggatggatgaatggatggatggattaaagAATTTAGAAAATAGTTTGCCCTATAAAGAGTGCACACCGCAGGtttacaaacaggaaacaatcaCAGACGGAGAACGTTGAGGGTTCATCGATGGTAAATCTGTCATGGTGGTGTTTTCTCAGGAGGATAAAATTATAATCCAGGAGGTGATAAATCCGTCTTCTTTCTGCTGAGTAACGAGGTTAATAAGAGCAGGACACTAAATTCATGCTGAgttcagtgagagagagagagagagagaaagagagagagagagtgaaagagagtgagagagagtgagagagtgagagagagagggtgagtgagagagagagagagagtgaaagagagtgagagagagagtgagagagtgcgagagagtgagagagtgagagagtgagagagagagggtgagtgagagagagagagagagggagtgaaagagagtgagagagagtgagagagagagagtgagagagagtgagagagagagagggtgagtgagagagagagtgagtgagagagagagtgagagagtgagagagtgagagagagagagtgagagagagagagtgagagagtgagtgagtgagagagagtgaaagagagtgagaaagagaaagatagtgagagagtgagatagagagagagatagagagagagtgagagagagtggagagagagagagtggaagagagtgagagagagtgagagagagaaagatagtgagagagtgagatagagagagagagagagagagagagagagagagatagagagagagagtgagagtgagagagagagagagtgagagagagagagtgaaagagagtgagagagagtgagagagtgagagagagagggtgagtgagagagagagagagagagtgaaagagagtgagagagagagtgagagagtgcgagagagtgagagagtgagagagtgagagagagagggtgagtgagagagagagagagagggagtgaaagagagtgagagagagtgagagagagagagtgagagagagtgagagagagagagggtgagtgagagagagagtgagtgagagagagagtgagagagtgagagagtgagagagagagtgagagagagagagtgagagagtgagtgagtgagagagagtgaaagagagtgagaaagagaaagatagtgagagagtgagatagagagagagatagagagagagtgagagagagtggagagagagagagtggaagagagtgagagagagtgagagagagaaagatagtgagagagtgagatagagagagagagagagagagagagagagagagagagagagagagagagagagagatagagagagagagtgagagtgagagagagagagagtgagagagagtggagagagggagtgagagagagggagagagagagtgagagagagagagtgagagagagtggagagagggagtgagagagagggagagagagagtgagagagagtgagtgagagagtgagagagagagagagtgagagagtgagagagtggagagtgagtgagagagggtgagtgagagagagagagggagagagagagtgagagagtgagtttGTGCATCATGTTTATGTAAAATCCTTTCAAGATGTTAGACTGACGGACAGTTCTGAAAAATGATTCCTGACGCCAAATTTGGTTGATGATTACCAAGTACATATTAtttgtaaattatattaaaattgttgtcctctcctctcctcgtttACCCGCTGTGGCATTAACTCTCCGGCATCAAACTGCTGGTGAGAATAGTGGAGTATATTTTGCTGAATTCTTGAAGTTGGTTTTCATGTGTGGCTGAATGTTGTTCtatgttgtgtatgttgtgtatccTATTGTGTCAATAGGAGCTACAAGTAGGGGTATTATgatttgttttgagtttgtgttaAGTTCATCCAGATTGCCAAGAATGCAAACAGAGGGGGGTAGTGAGATGTTGTAATCAAATGTTGGAATGTTgtttattgaaataaataaatatacacaGACACTTTTAAATGGTTGTATTGACACACAATAAAGAAAGTTTAATCATTTAGTCTGTACACCCAGTATTTGATCTTAAAAGCAGAATATATTTCATAGTGATATATTATATCCAGCGAATAAACGGCTGTCAAATCTCTAGATTCTTATTCATAATATACATTCAATGAATATATTTACAGTCATAgtaagaaatacataaataaacagaatCCACAGTACTGTAAGAAGCGGACGTCCTCTCTTGGGTACAAAGTGAAGCAGAGGAGCGATGGGTTAAACTTGCTTTCTTTGTAATGGCACTGAGCTGGATACAAGAATGAAGTCGTTTTGTATTCTCAGATGATTTTTGCTGTTTTCCTCATGAGTTCATGTTCCTAATTACaactttttaaaggtcacatatcctcctcctcctcttcagtttaaataagtctcagagctccccaaaacatgtgtgtgaagtttcttgttctaaatccactctgatcctgtatttgatcatgtctataaacccctctatttcagccctgctcagaacaggctgtttctgtgtctgtacctttaaatatgtaaatgagcggtgtctgaccacgccccctctctggaaggtctcgggtgtactcggtgctttctcgctccatgtcctattgtttacagtgagaaggcagactcagagggcagaacaaacacctagctgtgggagtgtcacccacctgtgggaggggctactgccctttgtgatgtcatgaagggaaaatctccaaacggcctgtttgagcacacattttctgaaaagtggagcaggcagaagatggagaggatggacttttctcatcattggggggtttgtagacggactagagacacatgttagagttagaggaacatggagaagtgtgCAGAACATGTGACCTTTATATCTTCTTTAATAAAGCAACATGTTAATATGGTGATTGCATATCCACCCTGTTCTCTAGATGTAATCACTGCTGGTTCCAGAAAAAGAGATGCCATTGACCAAAatcccttcaaaataaaagcccatgaACCAGTACATCACATATTAGCAGCATCCTCCCACTTCCTCTTACAAAGTCTATGGCTACGACTtgttttcagattaaaaaaaatcaacatttcttaACACCGGTTCCAACAAAATCACACAATAAATAGTATGGGGTATCCATCACCAACTGGGCATGATTCTTTTTGCTTTATAGATACAGTATATACAGCAGCCATTTCTCCAAGGCGACCCTCCCATGAGGTGGGCGCAGTTTAGCAACTCGGTAATTCTCAGACTTCAAATGCAGCGGATTAACCTCATCAGCACCCGATCACATGCATGTTATGGGCTTATGTGGATTTGTGGTGTGTGAGAAGTGTTTTCACGAGACGTTCTGAAatatctctcacacacaaacacacacacacacacacagctcttcaGATATGTGATTGACAGCTAGGAGGCTAATGATGTAACGACAGAGCAGCTGATTGAGCGCTTGGTGCCATTTTTAGCCTCAGGAAACATCTGCTGCCACACTGAAATAATTGGATGGTATAGGTAGGACGGATTAAAGcggagaaaaaaagtaaaacttcGATTTGAGAGTGATTATAAAACCCCAACAGAGAGTTTCCTTCCTATTATCCTCTAGTTTTACAGATTTTGTTCTGAGCCTTGAAGCTGAAATTCACAAACTTAACAAGCATGTCTTCCTCTTTCGGAGGCAAATAACAACCGACTGCCTTTGAATCCAGCACTCCCCCTTATCATCCTTTTTGGTTATTGGCTTAGTGAAATCCGTCACAAGATGCATCTACTTGAGAACAGCTTAGTGGATCCGATCCAACATTGTGCGTTTaatccacacactcacaccttgAGCTCTTCCTGCAACAATAATAAGGTGAAATGAAAAGCGTTTTACAGCATGCAGAATTAAATGAGGCGGTGATTCTTTGGCATTACTGGAGTCGGGCTCTGAAGCAGGCAGAGATGTGTTTTCTTGATGACGTCAAGGCCGGTTTTGTCTACTTGAAGAAGCGGCAGAGCAACAGAggcagaagcagcagaagaTAATTGAGTCCTGGCAGGCGCGAGGCGAGGCTCGTCACATTGCAGTCGTTGCTGTAGCAGCAGTGAACTCGGACACCTGGGGATCTGTAGCCCTGACTGTTGGCCTGACTGCAGAAAGACTTGTAGGAGCACGACTTCATCACCCCACCTGACAATCAGACGGAAAGAGAAGCCAGTTAGGAAGGTTAAGCGTCTGCTTTACACTAACAAAACCTTAGTTATTTGACTAAACCGCCATAGCTGAAGCTTTAACCTTATTTCcttcttaaagtctttctatgtgatttttcacacttaaatgtagaaatcaagtatatcctctgaaaataactctgtgagtcatgactgtctacaatgggtgtaacacccgagtcccactgtctgtgatgttttcagagttttcagagtcctatcttcactttgtttacatcgtcgggacggccggctgactcctcccctcatgtataaaagttgtttaattgagggactagaggaaagaagaataacatactgtactcactgcttaactgtgtttctagatcacgctcatttcaggtaaatttacatgcagtgtgaagataccagcataataaagatctctagcattagcatgctaacacaacaatacaccgctagttgttttggtttcatgctggtgcctTTTAAGCCTTTAATGCATAGTACATAAACACAACCCACCTGATGACAGAATTAAATTTGAGCAATCTGGTGCATCCACCATGTTTCCTTTCACAGGCAAGATcggatttattttacaatgacATGCCCCCATTCGAGTGTTACGTCTTAGTTTTTCATTCTTAGCTCATATGAAAAGTTGGAGAATCTGGTCTATCTCGGTTGTGACAATTATAGCCAGGAGTAAAGATGATTAAGGTCGATTTCATGTAAACCGTCGTCATGTGAAAATGTAGCGTCCTCATAAAGCAAAATCTGAATTTGGTCCCTATACACACGATGTATGTTGGCTAAAGATTTCTTGTAAAGATATGAAAACACTTCAATCTTATAGAGTATCTGCAGCCACACTGTGCAACACCGATCTCATAATGTTTGTACGACGTGCAGGTACACTGTGTGATAAGGTACCAGGTGAATTTTAAGCTGCGCACAGCGTCATCAGTGTGACAAAAGCTTGGATTGCAGAGTATGCATACATATCGGCAGCTCCGGCACCTTTGTTCTAACCAAGTTCTAACATTTCAGTCTGCAGTTTTATTAGCTAGCTATGCTTTCATTTTGCAAGCGAATCTTCACTGGATGCTAGAATTAGAATAGCTGTTTTTTGACAGGTGAGAGGGGCATGTCTTTCCCACGAGTGGCCGTGGTTTTAGCCCATTTACTGACACATCCAAAGCATCACAAGCAGAGATcgctgcttcatttttcaggatTTTGAAACTTCAATTGGTATACTAAGCATTTTTTTCCATTACTGAAGTTTGGCCTGGTGGTTATTAACACAGTCTTCTGTTGTATAAGAAactttgaacatgttttttaagactttacatggaatttaaatgtaaaattagtCGACTTTATTTTGTCAGGAATGAACACATGGTGTCTTCATTAGAGATTGGTCAATAAGGACGAGCAAAGCACTTCATTTCCTTAAAAGCTTCAGACCCCCCTCTGAGTGAGATGTGTCTCCAGACAGCCCCCCGttctccatcacacacacacacacacacacacacacacacacacacacacacacacacacacacacacacacacacacacacacacacacacacacacacacacacacacacacacacacacacacacacagacgtttcTAGAAGGAAAGCCAGTAAAGCAAAGGCAGCTTCACTGTCACTGCTGGACTCACTGTCATGGCCGACCACCACAGCGCAGGCATCGGAGTAGCTGGGACACAATTTGGAACCTTGCCGGTTGCAGTCGTTGTTGTTGGAGCCCATGCAGGTGTAGCAACTCAGAGCTTCACCTGTGAGACACAGGGGAAGAAACACTGCTGAAGCACAGACAGATACTCGGACTTAATCCACCACGACTGCATCGCATGTCAGTAGATTCAAAGTTAAGCGATGTCTTGAGAAGCACAAAATACGACACAATATAGAAGGAAGTTTTAAGTATGATTCCTAGATTAGAAATTCTTCTGATACACCTGTTTACTTACTTTTGAGATAAAGAGTCAAAGAGAAGTCTAATTGAGCAAGACTATCTTGCAACTGGAGTACAATTGGCGGGAAATATACATCAGCCGCTGAGAAGTGTTTATGACACTAACGTGCAATttccccacaaaaaaaaaatcttgctgatggtaaaaaagaaaatgctctCTGTCAAATGCGTCAAGTTTTATGCAGAAatttctttttgtaaatgtcacGGCTGACACATTTGTCCTTTTAAAACCC is part of the Labrus bergylta chromosome 10, fLabBer1.1, whole genome shotgun sequence genome and encodes:
- the ly6pge gene encoding lymphocyte antigen 6 family member pge; amino-acid sequence: MIRTTRRTNSTMRPDLYCPLLLLSFILLATNSEALSCYTCMGSNNNDCNRQGSKLCPSYSDACAVVVGHDSGVMKSCSYKSFCSQANSQGYRSPGVRVHCCYSNDCNVTSLASRLPGLNYLLLLLPLLLCRFFK